ggtcagtcaaactaaaaataaaccTACATCATCTTTGGAATGAAAACAGTAATacaccataaaaacaaaaaaacaaaaacaaacaacaactcaCCTGTATTTCCTGCATGAGCTTGCTAACTTTCTGAACCGAGGACTCTTTGACTTTTAGCATCTTTGACTGCTCGAGaagtttcttcttcatgtcgGTGAGCTGGCCCTCCAGCTCCTGAAGTCTCTTCCTGCGCTGCTCGCTAAGCCTGGAAGCAGGCGGAGTGTGTCAGATGAAGGAAGAAGTGTAGAGTGAAGGTTTATGAGAGTGCTTTACTtttatgtcaaaacaaaaaaagaagaaaaagtgtcCATACTTTGCCTGGTTGGTATCTTTCTTTACAGACTGAAGAGCCAAGACAagttcctctttctccttctgcagTGAATCCACTGCTGACTGTAGAGCGTGGACATTTTTCTGATGGACACAAAATAATATATGTAATATCACTATAAATATTACACTTAATAAATATACCTTTGGTAAAATCTCTCACCTGGTGCTCTGACGTCATCGGCTCCAGCTGCGTGTCATTCTGGCACATTTTCCTCACAAAAGCTTCCTTCAAGCACAACACTTTGTTCAGCTCGATCAGTTCCTTGGAGAGCTGGGCCTGCCGCAGTGCATGATGGGTTGTGAAGGCCTCTGGGGACTCCTTACCGCCCATGGCAGTAACATCCTGTTGAATGTGTTACAGGTGGAACACACGATAATTTGGATTTGGTtcagaaaaaagtaaaagggaGAATTTGCCATTTCATGaagttattattatataaacaATCTAATAATGACAGAATACAAAGACGATGAAACTCAACGTACTGATGGCGACTCATCTGCCTCATTTTTACTGCCACTCCGAGACAATTCAGCTTCATCCTCGCCTGCAGCCATCGCATCGATGGAGGCGGCGATGCCTGAGCTCTCATtcttaaaaagacaaagagaaaagaaaggaaagataAACCATGAAATTCTGTAAATGCATCTGAACTGATTcttttaattataattaataagatggcacaatgtgttttttattgttttgttttccagaatTTATTGAGAACAGtttaataaaaagttaaatctaATAGCCAAAGCAAATGTGACCATTAACTAACTCACAATGTTGTTTTGGTGGAttatcataaaaacaaacttgtgtACCTTGAGCTCCAAGATGATGTCTTGCAGGTTCCTCATCACCTCTACGTTCTCCTTCAACTCCTGgtcctccagtgtctccagcagcttctccagATCCACTGTGCATCTGAAAATTAAGGTAAATAAAGAGTGCGGTCAACATGAAATCTTAAAAACCAAACAAGGCTTTCCAACAAGAATAGTTTAAGAATTCTGTTGAAGCTTTGTTGGATCCGTCCTGACGCCCTGCTGACTTCATGCCTTTGTAAACTTACGCTGCGTGGTGCCGCAGTTGTTCCAGTTTGCTCTGTagtttctcatttgtttgttccGTCTGTAAAGATAAACACAGTTTGATAAACACGATGGATTCACTACAGTGAAATATGAGAGAAAGAAGTAATACAAGTCTGTCAATGAAGCACTTTTTTCCCCACCCATTCATATTTAATCTTAGTGCCAACttcaatttgtttttgcttttctctaCCCAACAAGTGCAAAATAACACATACTCACTCACAGCAACAGTTTTGCTAACAACAATGACTGTGGGTGGAAGGATTAGTGAATGTTGTTTGGGTCTGGCTCACCGTAATGATCTTCTCAAACATGAAGGCAGTCTGTCCGGCCGCCTCACTCAGCTCCCTGCTCAGCTTATTGTTCTCGTCCTGCAGAGCGCGGTTCCTTTCCAGCAGCTtagacacattttctgctgGCTCGGGCCTGTAACACAGGGACCGAGCAACCGTTAAGGCCCTTTGTTATGGGTAATAGCCTCCCTGGGATGCATCTATTTGACATCCTGGTGGCTCATcggtttattttgaaatgtatttcttacCCAGAGAGCATTGGGACAACTCCTCCACGGGCATGAAGCAgcatcacctgcagctcctgaacCTGAACAAATGTGTAAATCAAACCTTTACTAAAAACTTTAAATGGGACAAGAAGTATGATGTTTATTATATACGTCCTGTCTCATCAATCTTTGACCCTTTTCCTAAACTGGAGTCTGTCCAAACGGAGGTTTCCAAATTGAAAACAAGTAACTGAACTGGATTAACTCACAGCATTATAACACGAGTTGATGGCAGTTTGTGTACCTGTTGTTTCAAGCGGttcatttctgcagctctgggGTCGAGATTGACGATaggtttgtttttaatcttgcGAGCTCTGTCAGCATATCGCAGTGTGTTGATGGTCTCCTCCATGTTCGAGTCTGCAGGACTGACGCAGGCAATCATCAACGTATGGCTGTTGCCTCCTAAAGAAtctgatgaaacaaacacagaaagttcacaaaaacagttttgtagATCATTCTGCAGTCATTCTCTGTGTTGAATCATTGAATACTGGCTTGTTCTCATGCACTTTAACCACTGCTGTTGCCACTTTTATGTTAAACAACAGTTCTGTAAATAGAGCAGCACAACAAAAGTTTACAGATGCATACGTGAAAAACTTTCCATTCGTCCATCAAAGCAGGATGCCTTCCATAAGCTTTCCAACCATGATTTGCTGGTGTTTGAAGGTCCTTGAAGTGAGGACTGTATCCGAGCCAGCAATAATGACCACTAAGTAACTTTTGAACATCTAAAAATCAAAGCTTACCTTGAAGCAGGCGGGTGAGCTTGGAGTCTCTGTAGGGAACAAAGGTATTTTTCTTGCTTTCATCCCCCAAGGCACTGATCACATTACCCAAAGACAAAAGGCCGCGATTGATGCTGATGCctgaagatgaaaatgaatgGCATCAAAACAGAAACGCTGTTATCAAGCACACGTTCACAACACAACGAGACACCACGGAAATGTTACAGTACGTTGTATTTCATTAGAAGAATCACAAATTCTCTGTTGAAAACTTTTAACTGAGTAAATCTGTAGAAAACCACGTTCAGTTCACCTTCTTTTAAACGATCTCCCTCTGCTTTGgttttcttttgcctttctGAACCAGCCAGATCCACAAGGTGCAATTTGGAAACAACTGAATCAGCTCTGGAACACAAGATAGCACAAATATTCAGCCTGGAGAAggtaatgttttcaaaatggtGATTTATATGCAAAAGAATGAGGACCTGCCAACACAATGCCAAGCGgcatttttatgaaaaatagccgcataaacaaaaaaatcagtcaaatcaGTTTGGGTCAAATTGAACAATATCTAGTTATGGCTAACTGGAAAATTGCTGTTTTCTCCTACATTATTTCAATGATGCACATTACATCTTTCAGCCTCCttcaaattcattcattgtAGTTCACCCTTTAGTAAACTTCCTACAGGGCTTCACAATCTAATAAAGGAATGAGGAAACATAACTTGATTTTTCAGTTGTCGCAATAAATCCAAAGCCAATCGAGATATATCTTAATACAGCCCAAGGCAAAAACCATTTCTACAAAGTCAATGTTACACTCAATTATCATGTCCATAACAGGACAACAGCCAATACAGACACATTAACagagtacttttttttaacaataaaaactgttttaatgaaGATACTCTTTATGATTGTTTACCTGAACACACTACAGTAAAGCAGTCAACCTACattttgtgtacatgtgtcaGTTAAAGGTTTACGGCGCGCAAACAAAATGTATGCAAAGGTTAAACGAAACAAATGTTAGCTGAAGTTATAACAACAGAAGTCACCAAACGTACTTGTCGTTCCCTCTGCGCTGCTCCAGAGTGATGGTAAAGATGGCGTGGGAACGTGAAGAAGCGGCGTTCATCGCTGTGGAACCCACAGTGCGAGCAGAATTTCCGAGCTCCAGACATCCAACCATCTCCTGGGCTGAGAACACCCGCTTCTCAGTTAAACCCACAAtctggaaaacagaaacacaagattATATTTAAACATCTACTGACATGAAAAATTATGTCAAGgtttaaaattaaatgtgaatgcagTTTAGTTCAATATACATTATGAGCTTCAAAGAAATGTgacaatatttgtgtttattcttgtAAACATGTCCGTCACTCACCTTAATCCCCTCTTTAGGATCTTCCCGGATGCTGAGAGCAGGTTTATCTTTAGACGCACACAGCAAGTCCAATATATCTTCATTATAGATCTATAATCAAAAGCAGGAAACCTTAATTAAATTACTTGAAAAGGCCGTGGAGCAACGGAACAACATTTACTGAATGCcaggaaaaacaataaatgccTAAATGACATTAAACATAAGAGATCCACACAGTGCAGACAACATGTCCACCAACCTCCAGATAGGATACTGCCAGCAGGAATTCAGCGTCTgccttcttctccttttcctcaAAGATCCTTCTTATAACTCGTGGAATAACTCCGACTGAAGAATCGTTTTCTTGTGCTGCTGTGTACGTTCCTCCCATGGAGAAGGTCTTCCCTGATCCCGTCTGTCCGTATGCAAGAACTGTGGCATGGTAGCCTGCAAACAAGGACAACGTAGTGAGGACCAGAAATAATTCAGAAGATAAGATGAGCATTTCTGttaaaatgaaactaaaaaaaaaagttcttcccaaaacagaagagacagtgatCGAATCCAATCCAGTATACCAGAATGTTAAAAGCTACACATACCTTTGAAAAGACCATTCAGTAAGGAGGACACGGCTGTATGGAAGACTTCCTCTTGTTCAGCAGTGGGATCGAATACATAATCATAGGTGAACGCTTTCTCTGTGCCAACGatcacctgaaaaacaaacataatataCTTTGCATAAAACATTACttgaaaacagaagacaaaaatatattttccaggACTGTTGTTGCGCACACACCTGTGGCTCCCCAGGCACAAAAGTGAGACAGCACTGACATCCCTCATTGATTTCTTTAGGCACCAACGGCCGACATCGCAAGGCAACCCGCACTGGGATCACCTTTGCATCCTCATTCGCCATGGTGCAACACTCCTATACCTAGAAACAGAAGAGGTTCACATAATGAAGCCAGGGAAGATCAGACTTTTATCAACCTTCATTTTCTGAACGGGAGTTTAAACAATGTTGACACCGACACCGAATGCTAGGAGGCCTTTACTCATCGCtgacatgaataataaaagatCACGTGAGCAGACATGTATGAATATAGAAGTGACAGACAATATCTCAATAACAATATTAGTAAATATCACAATTTAGATTCTAAATCAAAACAagctctctttctttttttttttaaacattgctAGAGATCCTTCATTGATTTGCTTGGAAAGATGGACTCGGGACAGATCTGAGAAACCaaactttgtaacaaactgaatttctaaCTTGTAAACTCTTGAAACCCTGAAGGATGATAGCTTTTGTTGGAGTGGAGTCTGGAGGTGAagcatcttcaagaaactgacacaactccagttgcctacgatacagcacctagatttgTGATGCTTACCTAACTTGCCAAAAGTCTCGTGGATAGAGTAAAACTGTTGTTgcaaaatctttttaaaaaatttgaATTTGTAAATAACAGTTGTCAGAGAATAAAACCAATGATCTGCTGATCTTTATAAATCTAGATGTGAATCTAACAACAGCATGGCCATaagagctgaaaaaaacaaacaaaataaatctgagaaTCAATTGTGAAATCCTTAATAGTAACATATACGGTTGCATTTGATATGGGCACATTTATTCCATATCTTGATGGCAATGTTAACTAGTAGAGGCCAGAATTATAGCtctaaaaacaaagaggaaatctCACGCTAAAACAGAAATTACAATAATTTCCCCTGGTTTCAGTTTCAGCCAATGTGGACGACTGTCTCCACATTTAATAACATCACAGACACTCTGCAGTTCTTTCACTATGACTGACCACaagtaatgtttatttttggtttgaaatgtttaatcCAAATCAGAGTTATGGCTTCCAGTGATGAATTAGAAAATCTCCACATGACTCCGTAAA
This sequence is a window from Acanthopagrus latus isolate v.2019 chromosome 13, fAcaLat1.1, whole genome shotgun sequence. Protein-coding genes within it:
- the kif4 gene encoding kinesin family member 4; this translates as MANEDAKVIPVRVALRCRPLVPKEINEGCQCCLTFVPGEPQVIVGTEKAFTYDYVFDPTAEQEEVFHTAVSSLLNGLFKGYHATVLAYGQTGSGKTFSMGGTYTAAQENDSSVGVIPRVIRRIFEEKEKKADAEFLLAVSYLEIYNEDILDLLCASKDKPALSIREDPKEGIKIVGLTEKRVFSAQEMVGCLELGNSARTVGSTAMNAASSRSHAIFTITLEQRRGNDKADSVVSKLHLVDLAGSERQKKTKAEGDRLKEGISINRGLLSLGNVISALGDESKKNTFVPYRDSKLTRLLQDSLGGNSHTLMIACVSPADSNMEETINTLRYADRARKIKNKPIVNLDPRAAEMNRLKQQVQELQVMLLHARGGVVPMLSGPEPAENVSKLLERNRALQDENNKLSRELSEAAGQTAFMFEKIITTEQTNEKLQSKLEQLRHHAACTVDLEKLLETLEDQELKENVEVMRNLQDIILELKNESSGIAASIDAMAAGEDEAELSRSGSKNEADESPSDVTAMGGKESPEAFTTHHALRQAQLSKELIELNKVLCLKEAFVRKMCQNDTQLEPMTSEHQKNVHALQSAVDSLQKEKEELVLALQSVKKDTNQAKLSEQRRKRLQELEGQLTDMKKKLLEQSKMLKVKESSVQKVSKLMQEIQAMKSQRIQLMKQMRDDSDKFRQWKSQKDREVLQLKEKDRKRQYELLKLERDFEKQANVLRRKTEEAAAANKRLKDALHKRSEVAEKRKDFHSRGMEGAAARVKTWFLNEVEVMVSTDEARRHLNDLLEDRKVLAQEISHLKQQMDAGERPAAKIRRRTLIISELESQGALEAPLAKQVENLETEMGLRNAQIADLQQKVLAADGEGRLKQRIDGITSIVDAKYALKVLMSELVSAKTAVAKLESEVKQEKGNAQDLRKMLADERNVMSTMDVEHQQQLVELEQRHQEKVFYLLNQLQSKAISEESDERKQTDEESSKENELLLERLKVKEEELRELSEQNQKLVEENEQYRQKFSLLHLASSKKILAPAANNENSPDDSFEYVPPKPKAKRFTTAKAALSATINIEELMSPSEDERDQEEDEWRPEKPEKCRRASKKTKAFGCACKGRCVNKQCKCRKGKLACGENCQCDHEKCRNMDVQVPAEDVSQTESVSRDSVSLQDPTSVSPDNTTFFKPPSCTPSKRVLQEIGDMGHATADLKLVRKPVLPEEDDNDDNDEEEEERTTASFLKKKKRILTSFQNSFFSGCTPIREDF